In Flavobacterium okayamense, a single window of DNA contains:
- a CDS encoding PLP-dependent aminotransferase family protein produces the protein MDSPVVAVLKKIIQFEKTAENPVFIQISQQIINAIQRGILLKGAALPGTRILSQALHIHRNTVVAVYEELASQGWVEIIPNKGTYVLIPELKTASIKAIHESKNTDNEYAKTTGFTFQTSFHLASTDEHNNASLSINDGQPDLRLHPIHQFSKWYSASMKRKNLITKWNKTTSYSNFEVQLANYLNATRGFKINPNNIMNTRSTEMSLYIISQLLLKKDDLVLVGDLSNYASNMIFQEVGAKIKTIKTDDFGLNIEQIKNLCKKEKIRSIYVCSNRHYPTTNSLSPERRLQLLELANQYKFAIIEDDFDYDFQFEGTAKLPLACSDINGQVIYLGKLGQSLFPSFQTGFVVAPENLILEAKNYLQILDKQGDLIQEQMLSELIYEGEIHRLIKKNILIYEKRLKFLCQLLNLHFKDTITYKKPNGGLAIWLEFTQKISLIKLAEEALKLDLHLPKKILYQDKNVCAIRFGYGQLNEEELEVAIQKLKEAYAKALK, from the coding sequence ATAGATAGTCCGGTTGTTGCTGTTTTAAAAAAAATCATTCAGTTTGAAAAGACAGCTGAGAATCCTGTATTTATTCAGATTTCCCAACAAATTATAAATGCAATTCAACGCGGAATTTTATTAAAAGGAGCTGCATTACCTGGAACACGAATTTTAAGTCAGGCTTTACATATTCATCGCAATACTGTAGTCGCAGTTTATGAAGAATTAGCCTCGCAAGGTTGGGTTGAAATTATTCCAAATAAAGGCACTTATGTTTTAATTCCAGAACTTAAAACTGCATCAATTAAAGCAATTCATGAAAGTAAAAATACAGATAATGAATATGCAAAAACAACTGGATTTACCTTTCAAACTTCTTTTCACTTAGCTTCAACAGATGAACACAACAATGCAAGTTTAAGTATTAATGATGGTCAACCCGATTTAAGATTGCATCCTATACATCAGTTTTCAAAATGGTATAGTGCTTCCATGAAAAGGAAAAATTTAATTACTAAATGGAACAAAACAACTTCATATTCAAACTTTGAAGTACAATTAGCCAATTATCTTAACGCTACTCGTGGGTTTAAAATAAATCCGAACAATATTATGAACACACGTAGTACCGAAATGAGTCTGTATATTATTTCACAATTATTATTAAAAAAAGATGATCTCGTTTTGGTGGGTGATTTGAGTAATTATGCCTCCAACATGATTTTTCAGGAAGTTGGGGCAAAAATTAAAACCATTAAAACAGATGATTTTGGCTTGAACATAGAACAAATTAAAAACCTTTGTAAAAAAGAAAAAATACGAAGTATTTATGTTTGTTCTAACAGACATTATCCAACAACAAATTCCTTAAGCCCTGAAAGAAGATTACAATTGTTAGAATTGGCTAACCAATACAAATTTGCAATTATTGAAGACGATTTCGATTATGACTTTCAATTTGAAGGAACGGCTAAACTTCCTTTAGCATGTTCTGATATTAACGGCCAAGTTATTTATTTAGGAAAATTAGGACAATCACTTTTTCCAAGTTTTCAAACAGGTTTCGTAGTAGCGCCAGAAAATTTAATTCTTGAAGCTAAAAACTATTTACAAATTCTAGACAAACAAGGAGACTTAATTCAAGAACAAATGTTATCGGAATTAATTTATGAAGGCGAAATTCATCGATTGATTAAAAAGAATATTCTGATTTACGAAAAACGCTTGAAATTTTTATGCCAACTTTTAAATCTACATTTTAAAGACACTATCACTTATAAAAAACCGAATGGTGGACTTGCTATTTGGTTAGAATTTACTCAAAAAATCTCTTTAATAAAACTTGCTGAAGAAGCTTTAAAACTCGATTTACATTTACCAAAAAAGATCTTGTACCAAGATAAAAATGTTTGCGCAATTCGATTTGGTTATGGACAACTAAACGAAGAAGAGTTAGAAGTTGCAATTCAAAAATTGAAGGAAGCTTACGCTAAAGCTTTAAAATAA
- a CDS encoding TonB-dependent receptor plug domain-containing protein encodes MRKIGVLLPLVFAVLKGNAQEDIQKMDTLKEVVVTSSRIDLPFKENSRTIQIVTAEDIKKLGVTNVADALQQIAGIDVRRQGVNGMQSDLYIRGGSFDQTLLLIDGIKVDDAQTGHHTMNLQLPIEVIKRIEVIKGPAARIFGQNAYSGAINIVTKDAPDNSLVAKVQGGSFHQFLGEATGTINMGKSSHLVHVGKNFSEGYRHNTDFDNTNVFVKSQFNKDKLPIDFIATLSERKFGANGFYGIASATEQYEETQASLIGFSTTIKKGNFTWKPKVYWRRNQDLYLYIRSNPSAYRNMHITNKVAAELNGSYQSKIGITGFGVEFSKYYIGSNRLGDNQREIASLFLEHRFQFFNNILDVTPGVSASYFSDFDNQVFPGLDLGVKISDKFRAYGNIGTSYRVPTYTNLYYTSPTTISNTDLNTEEAFSQEVGLKYLSKKFNMSVAVFNRDADNLIDYVRENTTDAWQAQNIQSVNTKGYETQMDYLFSLNNLQQKIQLGYAYLDNDVKESDANFSQYSINSMKHQFTSSLQFNFFKGFNTTFAYRYVERTSGISYNVYDTNISYRIKAIELSMYANNIFDEEYVEAGMIPMPKGNVLFGLKYFF; translated from the coding sequence ATGAGAAAAATTGGTGTTTTATTACCGCTTGTTTTCGCGGTTTTAAAAGGAAATGCACAGGAAGATATTCAAAAAATGGATACTTTGAAAGAAGTTGTAGTGACATCTTCTCGAATTGATTTACCATTTAAAGAAAATTCAAGAACCATTCAAATTGTTACTGCTGAAGATATAAAAAAATTAGGAGTGACAAATGTAGCCGACGCTTTACAACAAATTGCTGGAATTGATGTGCGTCGTCAAGGTGTTAACGGAATGCAATCGGATTTATACATAAGAGGTGGAAGTTTTGATCAAACCTTATTATTAATAGATGGGATTAAGGTAGATGATGCGCAAACGGGACATCATACCATGAATTTACAATTACCTATTGAAGTTATCAAAAGAATTGAAGTTATTAAAGGTCCAGCTGCTCGTATTTTTGGTCAAAATGCATATAGTGGAGCCATCAATATTGTTACTAAAGACGCACCAGATAATTCATTAGTTGCTAAGGTACAAGGAGGTTCTTTTCATCAATTTTTAGGCGAAGCAACTGGAACAATCAACATGGGGAAATCAAGCCATTTAGTTCATGTGGGCAAAAATTTCTCTGAAGGATATCGTCACAATACAGATTTTGATAATACGAATGTATTTGTAAAAAGTCAGTTTAATAAAGATAAGTTGCCAATCGATTTCATTGCTACACTTAGTGAAAGAAAATTTGGAGCAAATGGATTTTATGGAATTGCTTCGGCAACAGAACAATATGAAGAAACTCAGGCAAGTTTAATTGGTTTTTCGACTACTATCAAAAAAGGCAATTTTACTTGGAAACCAAAAGTGTATTGGAGAAGAAACCAAGATTTATATTTATATATTAGAAGCAATCCATCGGCTTACAGAAATATGCACATCACAAATAAAGTTGCTGCCGAATTAAACGGATCGTATCAATCAAAAATAGGAATTACAGGTTTTGGTGTAGAGTTTTCTAAATATTACATTGGTAGTAACCGATTAGGTGATAATCAAAGAGAAATTGCAAGTTTGTTTTTAGAACATCGTTTTCAGTTTTTCAACAATATTTTAGATGTTACACCAGGAGTTTCAGCATCATATTTTTCAGATTTCGATAACCAAGTTTTTCCAGGTTTAGATTTAGGTGTTAAAATTTCTGATAAATTTAGAGCTTACGGAAACATTGGAACGTCTTATAGAGTACCAACCTATACAAATTTATACTATACTTCGCCAACGACAATTAGTAATACCGATTTGAATACTGAAGAAGCTTTTTCGCAAGAGGTTGGATTAAAATATTTGAGTAAGAAGTTCAACATGTCGGTTGCAGTTTTTAATCGAGATGCAGACAACCTAATTGATTATGTTCGTGAAAATACTACTGATGCTTGGCAAGCACAAAATATTCAAAGTGTAAACACAAAAGGATACGAAACGCAAATGGATTATTTATTTTCATTAAATAATTTACAGCAAAAAATTCAGTTGGGTTACGCGTATTTAGATAATGATGTAAAAGAGAGTGATGCAAATTTTTCACAATATTCAATTAACTCAATGAAGCATCAGTTTACGAGTAGTTTACAATTTAATTTCTTTAAAGGGTTTAACACAACTTTTGCTTATCGCTATGTAGAACGTACTTCGGGAATTAGCTACAATGTTTATGATACCAATATTAGTTACAGAATAAAAGCAATTGAACTTTCTATGTATGCGAATAATATTTTTGATGAAGAATATGTAGAAGCAGGAATGATACCGATGCCAAAAGGAAATGTACTATTTGGGTTAAAATACTTTTTTTAG
- a CDS encoding cold-shock protein, translated as MRTGKVKFFNEEKGYGFITDDETGKDIFVHVTGLRVEKLEQGEAVSYEEEDGKKGKVAAQVVVIED; from the coding sequence ATGCGAACAGGCAAAGTTAAATTCTTCAATGAAGAAAAAGGTTACGGTTTTATTACTGATGATGAAACTGGAAAAGACATTTTCGTACACGTTACAGGTTTAAGAGTTGAGAAATTAGAGCAAGGAGAAGCTGTAAGTTACGAAGAAGAAGACGGAAAAAAAGGTAAAGTAGCTGCTCAAGTAGTAGTTATCGAAGACTAA